A stretch of Patescibacteria group bacterium DNA encodes these proteins:
- a CDS encoding RelA/SpoT family protein, translated as MSNVKDIIGLMKNPSSKDVALVTKAFAVAQKAHEGQTRLTGEPYIEHVFETAKTLAQLHMCAESIAAGLLHDTLEDGRLSAEDLKKEFGEGIFFLINGVTKLGKLKYRGLERHTESLRKLFVATAEDARVLIIRLADRLHNVRTLAGHASPEKRARIAIETLEIFVPLADRLGMGHLRGEMEDYAFPYAYPEEYKKVTELLKQKSKLNQQYLEKIHRSLSKKLAEQGHTHVKIDYRIKRMYSLFKKLQRNEMDIDKIHDVVALRVLVPTVGDCYSVLGIVHNIWRPLPGRIKDYIATPKLNGYQSLHTTIFTGDGGIAEIQIRTKEMHDEAEYGIASHLSYKETEDGTEHLQKRFEKQLPWIKQLLEWQKNVPQSGEFMEHLRTEFFKDRVFVFTPDGDVIDLPEESSPIDFAYVIHTDIGNHLSGVKINGKMVSLDTKLKTGDIIEIVTKKGAHPTTKWLKYAKTALAKKQIRSETANEGLSLKSFFPNLGKK; from the coding sequence ATGAGCAATGTCAAAGATATTATCGGTTTAATGAAAAACCCCTCTTCAAAAGATGTGGCGCTTGTCACAAAGGCTTTTGCCGTGGCGCAAAAAGCGCACGAAGGACAGACGCGTCTCACGGGGGAACCCTACATTGAACACGTCTTTGAAACAGCCAAAACACTGGCACAACTGCACATGTGCGCAGAGTCAATTGCGGCAGGACTCTTGCATGATACCCTGGAAGACGGGCGGCTTTCGGCGGAAGACCTCAAAAAAGAATTCGGTGAGGGAATTTTTTTCCTGATCAACGGGGTTACCAAGTTGGGAAAACTCAAATATCGCGGTCTTGAGCGGCACACCGAGAGTTTGCGAAAACTTTTCGTGGCAACTGCAGAAGATGCCCGAGTACTCATCATTCGCCTTGCGGACCGGCTCCATAACGTACGGACGCTCGCGGGGCATGCTTCTCCCGAAAAAAGAGCGCGTATCGCGATAGAAACACTGGAGATATTCGTACCTCTTGCGGACCGCCTTGGAATGGGACACCTGCGAGGTGAAATGGAGGATTACGCGTTTCCCTACGCCTATCCCGAAGAATACAAAAAAGTGACGGAACTGCTCAAGCAGAAAAGCAAACTGAATCAGCAGTATCTTGAAAAAATACACCGCTCGCTCTCAAAAAAGCTTGCCGAACAGGGTCACACCCACGTCAAAATAGACTATCGCATTAAGCGCATGTACAGCTTGTTCAAAAAACTTCAGCGCAATGAAATGGATATTGATAAGATCCACGACGTCGTTGCGCTACGCGTTTTAGTGCCCACAGTCGGAGACTGCTACAGCGTGCTCGGCATTGTCCATAACATATGGAGACCGCTTCCCGGGCGAATCAAAGATTACATTGCAACCCCGAAATTGAATGGCTACCAAAGTCTGCACACTACCATCTTTACGGGCGATGGAGGCATTGCTGAGATCCAAATTCGTACCAAAGAAATGCACGACGAAGCTGAATATGGTATCGCTTCACACCTTTCGTACAAGGAAACGGAAGACGGCACAGAGCACCTGCAAAAACGCTTTGAAAAACAATTGCCCTGGATCAAACAGCTTTTGGAGTGGCAGAAAAATGTACCCCAATCGGGAGAATTCATGGAACACCTGCGGACTGAATTCTTCAAAGATCGTGTCTTCGTGTTCACTCCCGATGGGGACGTGATTGATCTGCCGGAAGAATCATCTCCTATTGATTTTGCTTACGTGATTCACACGGATATCGGCAACCACCTCTCCGGGGTAAAAATAAACGGAAAGATGGTATCGTTGGATACTAAATTAAAAACGGGAGACATTATAGAAATTGTAACAAAAAAAGGCGCGCACCCA